Proteins from one Aspergillus nidulans FGSC A4 chromosome VIII genomic window:
- a CDS encoding Zn(II)2Cys6 transcription factor domain-containing protein (transcript_id=CADANIAT00001071), translating to MPLTPQQRRKSRNKEIPLNLIQTWQCPGSEGPRPVIRRPITACDACRAAKVKCTGLQNACDRCTGRGLPCKYTTPSTSSCSTASSASPPNTSSSTSSNHRSPATAATSISGSNPSDNMSMEWALDTANPRTLDEPPRHEFSATVDWSKEMSDQLVDWSTLDFSQNTIDLNSLGTGGMDVFTPTAQPTLLTGQNSTSTVNPAYMSVPGASRSSPPLQGTCQCRANLMAQVPEVKDAMQRKPHPELDRIFKVTGNVLYACRDLVGCPTCQINYADLVCVMAVLQQTEACFEHIAKEGLSTSAIRVSVGDYEVPIGNESKLGHILVMDLVAQANCLLKLLRKRSLTLVQTQPAAHSRLAQLNMEYLQEVVKTFGQTLHTIADSFDQAGDVNSDD from the exons ATGCCACTAACGCCCCAGCAGCGTCGCAAGTCGCGCAACAAGGAGATCCCCCTCAACTTGATTCAGACCTGGCAGTGCCCTGGCAGCGAAGGGCCAAGGCCTGTCATTCGTCGTCCAATCACGGCGTGTGATGCATGCCGGGCTGCAAAGGTCAAGTGCACCGGGCTTCAGAATGCCTGCGACAGGTGCACCGGTCGGGGCCTCCCCTGCAAATACACCACCCCATCCACTAGTTCGTGCTCGACGGCTTCATCTGCGAGTCCTCCTAATACCTCGTCATCGACGTCATCCAATCACCGGTCTCCTGCGACGGCGGCGACCTCGATCTCGGGATCCAATCCATCCGACAATATGTCGATGGAATGGGCGCTTGACACCGCTAACCCGCGGACCCTTGATGAGCCACCCAGGCATGAGTTCAGTGCGACGGTCGACTGGTCAAAGGAGATGTCTGATCAGCTTGTCGACTGGTCGACGCTAGATTTTAGTCAAAAC ACTATCGACCTGAATAGCCTCGGTACGGGGGGCATGGATGTGTTTACGCCGACGGCACAGCCAACTCTGCTCACAGGACAGAATAGCACGTCTACCGTCAACCCGGCGTACATGTCCGTCCCCGGCGCATCACGCTCCAGTCCACCGCTCCAAGGAACCTGCCAATGCCGTGCAAACCTCATGGCTCAAGTTCCCGAAGTCAAAGATGCGATGCAACGGAAACCCCATCCGGAACTTGACCGGATCTTCAAGGTGACCGGCAATGTGCTCTACGCGTGCCGCGATCTGGTCGGATGTCCTACATGCCAGATCAACTACGCCGACCTCGTCTGCGTCATGGCCGTGCTTCAGCAAACCGAGGCTTGCTTTGAGCACATAGCTAAAGAGGGACTGTCGACAAGCGCCATCCGTGTAAGCGTTGGCGATTACGAGGTCCCGATCGGCAACGAAAGCAAGCTGGGCCATATCCTCGTGATGGATCTAGTGGCCCAAGCGAACTGTCTACTGAAGCTACTGCGCAAACGTAGTCTGACCCTGGTgcaaacccagccagccgCTCATAGTCGGCTTGCACAGCTGAATATGGAGTATCTGCAGGAAGTAGTCAAGACTTTTGGGCAGACATTGCACACGATCGCAGACTCTTTTGATCAGGCGGGGGATGTCAACTCAGATGATTGA
- a CDS encoding transcription factor domain-containing protein (transcript_id=CADANIAT00001072), with protein MDDEPDTYPAPYGRACSNCSTAKCKCIFPRAGGRCQRCQRLDKECRQPPSHKRQSTRQSARSKAARLEEKLENLVELLRAGVQPPAVNPITNALSTPDSSFDVLRDNATQHTVLPPIPTTLTPDTNVSEPTSRSPAAISTPAEPTSLQAEECLATFRSQLLPYFPCIHISPDMTAQRLCERRPFTWLCIMSVTSKSASQRRALNDRIKATVAQEMVHNSASTDIDILLGLLIYLGWSNQQVHNMANLHVFSQLVHAAVYELGIHNPFAKPKMMALCVYMEEKENAPTPGQSLEERRAVLASFLITSIISTFVQKTDSLRWTPFMADCLRQVEEERECINDEILVQQVRLQQITDNISMTTGLASTSDSIQVPPAFYLRSMHNELQSIQPRVAEQPQAHKILLLHHHYTTLTLHESALTNSPITTTTLDFQQLEHHYACLEAAKSWFELFLSIPPVEYIGFPFSIFAQMVHNLVVLYQLSIFENPSWDVATVRKTVDVLAVLETVIRNMDVVAAAAGLEGEPESDVFSVVAKMYKSVQVGWEVNLAPALFNGDFPFSPSFEQHVD; from the exons ATGGACGATGAACCGGATACCTATCCAGCTCCGTATGGGCGCGCCTGCTCCAATTGCTCCACCGCCAAGTGCAAGTGCATCTTTCCGAGAGCTGGTGGACGGTGCCAGAG GTGCCAGCGTCTGGACAAAGAATGTCGCCAGCCTCCGTCGCATAAACGTCAATCGACTCGGCAATCCGCGAGGTCAAAAGCCGCCCggttggaagagaagttggagaaTCTGGTTGAGCTGCTTCGCGCCGGTGTTCAGCCCCCAGCAGTCAATCCGATCACCAATGCTCTGTCGACGCCAGATTCCTCGTTCGATGTCCTTCGCGATAATGCAACACAGCATACTGTACTCCCGCCGATCCCCACCACGTTGACTCCAGACACAAATGTCTCCGAACCCACCAGTCGATCTCCCGCCGCAATCTCCACCCCCGCCGAGCCAACATCGTTGCAGGCCGAAGAGTGCCTGGCCACGTTCCGCAGCCAGCTCCTCCCATACTTCCCGTGTATACATATATCACCTGACATGACTGCGCAGCGGCTCTGTGAGAGGAGACCGTTTACTTGGCTTTGTATCATGTCCGTCACGAGCAAATCTGCTTCGCAACGGCGAGCTTTGAATGATAGAATCAAAGCTACTGTTGCACAAGAGATGGTACACAACTCGGCAAGCACAGACATTGACATTCTCCTTGGACTTTTGATATATCTTGGCTG GTCAAATCAACAAGTACACAACATGGCAAATCTACACGTTTTCAGCCAGCTTGTCCATGCTGCAGTATATGAGCTCGGTATCCATAACCCATTCGCGAAGCCCAAGATGATGGCGTTGTGCGTCTACatggaagaaaaagaaaacgcACCGACCCCTGGCCAGTCCTTGGAGGAGCGCCGCGCGGTCTTGGCATCGTTCCTCATCACATCAAT aatctcgacTTTCGTGCAGAAAACGGACTCGTTGCGCTGGACCCCTTTCATGGCCGACTGCCTGCGCCaagtggaggaggagcgggaatGCATCAACGATGAGATCCTGGTCCAACAGGTCCGGTTGCAGCAAATCACAGATAATATCAGCATGACCACCGGGCTCGCCTCTACCTCCGACTCAATTCAAGTGCCGCCCGCCTTCTATCTCCGCTCTATGCACAACGAGCTACAGAGCATCCAGCCCCGCGTTGCGGAACAGCCACAAGCGCATA aaatcctccttctccaccATCACTATACTACCCTCACGCTCCACGAATCCGCTCTTACCAATTCCCCTATAACCACCACGACGCTCGATTTCCAGCAACTGGAGCACCACTACGCTTGTCTCGAAGCCGCCAAATCATGGTTCGAGCTGttcctctccatccctccGGTGGAGTACATCGGCTTTCCGTTCTCGATTTTTGCGCAGATGGTCCACAATCTAGTCGTTCTGTACCAACTTTCCATTTTTGAGAATCCCTCCTGGGATGTCGCGACCGTCCGCAAAACAGTAGATGTGCTCGCGGTTCTCGAGACGGTGATCCGGAACATGGATGTGGTAGCTGCCGCGGCCGGATTAGAAGGCGAGCCGGAGAGTGATGTTTTCTCCGTTGTCGCGAAGATGTATAAATCTGTGCAGGTTGGGTGGGAGGTTAATCTGGCGCCAGCTCTGTTCAATGGAGACTTTCCGTTCTCACCGAGCTTTGAACAGCATGTCGACTAA
- a CDS encoding uncharacterized protein (transcript_id=CADANIAT00001073) — translation MSKPSSIQSHIEEVEKPAVHHNEALSQFTPQERKRLIRRIDLRLVVTLGCLYCISLLDRTNLGAASVAGITSLVFFITYTIFQIPATVIIRKVGPRIFLSAIVLFWGAVMIGFGFVPSWPAMAGLRVVLGALEAGFYPGCVYLLSTWYPRYELQKRNAAFYLIGSTASGFGGILAYGLMQMSGIGGLEGWRWIFIIEGILTCVLGLGSYLILVDFPEQSPNSWHFLNESEATYIIASIENDRSDVYAEPFTLKGYLRNTKDSKVWLYAILYMLTTTNTYSIAYFLPIILQDSMGFSVVKAQCLVAPPYVAAAIVMFIQGVVADKWRIRGPIVAINAAMGLLGLGLLGYLDNPAPRYFGVFLATIGGNANCPALVSWQSNNIRGQWKRALTSATLIGGGSIGGILGTTVFRAQDAPNYRPGLLTTMLANAIMILIVELDGLIIYDSSSFA, via the exons ATGTCGAAACCATCAAGTATTCAGTCCCACATTGAAGAGGTCGAGAAGCCCGCTGTCCACCATAATGAAGCCCTCAGTCAATTCACCCCGCAGGAGCGGAAAAGACTCATCCGTCGCATCGATCTGCGCCTGGTCGTCACCTTGGGCTGTCTCTACTGCATCAGTTTGCTGGACCGAACAAACCTTGGTGCAGCATCTGTGGCTGG TATAACTTCCCTTGTTTTCTTCATTACCTATACCATATTCCAGATTCCGGCGACCGTTATTATCCGCAAGGTTGGACcgcgcatcttcctctccgcgATTGTCTTGTTCTGGGGCGCTGTTATGATT GGTTTCGGCTTTGTTCCATCATGGCCCGCCATGGCTGGACTGCGGGTTGTCCTCGGAGCTCTCGAGGCGGGCTTCTACCCTGGTTGCGTTTACCTTCTGAGTACCTGGTATCCGCGTTACGAACTACAAAAACGGAATGCTGCTTTCTACCTCATTGGTAGCACAGCATCTGGATTTGGAGGCATTCTGGCGTACGGGCTGATGCAAATGAGCGGCATTGGAGGGCTTGAGGGTTGGCGGTGGATCTTCATC ATCGAAGGTATCCTCACCTGCGTTCTCGGCTTGGGGTCATACTTAATCTTAGTTGATTTCCCCGAGCAATCACCCAATTCATGGCACTTCCTCAACGAGTCCGAAGCCACGTATATTATTGCCAGTATCGAAAACGACCGATCAGATGTCTATGCGGAACCGTTCACATTGAAGGGTTACCTCCGTAACACCAAGGATAGCAAGGTCTGGCTGTATGCTATCCTTTACATGCTAACCACAACAAATACGTACTCGATTGCGTACTTTCTTCCGATCATCCTGCAGGATAGCATGGGATTCTCTGTCGTCAAGGCACAGTGCCTTGTCGCGCCGCCGTATGTTGCCGCTGCAATAGTGATGTTTATCCAAGGCGTCGTTGCTGATAAGTGGCGAATCCGAGGGCCAATTGTGGCTATCAATGCTGCGATGGGATTGCTGGGCTTGGGACTACTCGGTTATCTGGATAATCCAGCGCCCCGTTACTTCGGAGTCTTTCTGGCTACCATTGGAG GCAACGCCAACTGCCCCGCTCTTGTATCATGGCAGAG CAATAATATTCGCGGGCAGTGGAAACGAGCCCTAACGTCGGCAACTTTGATCGGCGGGGGCAGCATTGGAGGCATTCTCGGAACCACCGTCTTTCGTGCCCAAGACGCGCCGAACTACCGTCCCGGCCTGTTGACAACCATGTTGGCAAATGCAATCATGATTCTGATTGTGG AGTTAGACGGATTGATA ATATATGACAGCAGTTCATTTGCATAG
- a CDS encoding uncharacterized protein (transcript_id=CADANIAT00001074) — MAGLQLNVDWKSNRRAIAYCLVAAIGALCYGYDTIYYTGIQGMTWFAKDYGEQDPDGSYSLGTAFLSLSASIIYVGELVGALAAAPINEAFGRRAVFFSASLCIIAGAIVQACSFGSHPVFYVGRVLIGLGVGQFTATCLIYIGEVAPSAIRGPALMCFQFMQSISQLVGACVNQGTQSIQSAQSYRIPMCLLVVLPGTMLLCLIFTPESPVWYMTKDKRDAAIKALRKINRSNRDYDPTMDIQTIENQVQLEREQAKDATWASLITDPVERRKLFYACGAMFVQQINGIQFWYTYGVVFAQSIGVADPFTINTIIYVLQIVTVAISVLLGNKINRRTNLIVCSIGILVSLITVGGLGTTRSPDGSFSRGVGIGIVVLAYINIIFYNFSIGTLSYSIASEMSVGRNRNKITSCAMGVFFVTVWLMVFTSPYIYYDGNLGPMIGFVYGGTTLFLLAYSWFCVGETAGRSNADIERLFQDRVPARQWATYVIPDDGLSAGGQKKGTDEEQIEMA; from the coding sequence ATGGCAGGCCTTCAGCTTAACGTCGACTGGAAGTCGAATCGGCGGGCAATCGCTTATTGCCTGGTGGCGGCCATCGGTGCCCTCTGTTATGGTTATGATACAATCTACTATACGGGAATTCAGGGCATGACCTGGTTTGCCAAAGACTATGGAGAGCAAGACCCAGACGGTTCATACTCGCTTGGAACGGCGTTCCTCTCGCTGTCTGCCAGTATCATCTATGTGGGCGAGCTTGTCGGCGCCCTGGCCGCCGCCCCGATCAACGAGGCATTCGGTCGACGCgctgtcttcttctcggcctctctctgcatcatcgccggAGCCATCGTCCAGGCCTGCTCGTTCGGCTCGCACCCTGTGTTTTACGTCGGCCGTGTCCTGATTGGTCTCGGTGTTGGGCAGTTCACTGCCACCTGTCTGATTTATATCGGCGAGGTTGCCCCATCGGCCATCAGAGGTCCTGCCCTCATGTGCTTCCAGTTCATGCAATCTATTTCCCAGCTCGTCGGTGCCTGCGTCAACCAGGGCACGCAGAGCATCCAGAGCGCTCAGTCCTACCGCATCCCTATgtgcctcctcgtcgtcctccccGGCACAATGCTGCTGTGCCTGATCTTCACACCCGAAAGCCCGGTGTGGTACATGACAAAAGACAAGCGCGATGCGGCCATCAAGGCGCTCCGCAAGATCAACCGCAGCAACCGCGACTACGATCCAACTATGGACATCCAGACCATCGAAAACCAGGTCCAGCTCGAACGTGAGCAAGCTAAGGACGCCACCTGGGCTTCTCTGATCACAGACCCTGTCGAGCGCCGGAAACTCTTCTACGCGTGCGGCGCCATGTTCGTGCAGCAGATCAACGGTATCCAGTTTTGGTATACCTACGGCGTTGTCTTTGCGCAGTCCATCGGTGTTGCGGACCCCTTCACCATCAATACCATTATCTACGTGCTGCAAATCGTCACAGTCGCTATCTCCGTCCTCTTGGGAAACAAAATCAACCGCCGCACAAACCTTATCGTCTGCTCAATCGGCATCCTCGTTTCCCTGATCACCGTCGGCGGCCTAGGCACCACCCGCTCCCCCGATGGCTCCTTCTCCCGCGGCGTCGGTAtcggcatcgtcgtcctcgcaTATATCAACATTATCTTTTACAACTTCTCTATCGGCACGCTCTCGTACTCCATCGCATCGGAGATGTCCGTTGGTCGGAACAGAAACAAGATCACCTCGTGCGCGATGGGCGTATTCTTCGTGACCGTCTGGCTCATGGTCTTTACGAGTCCGTATATCTACTATGACGGCAACCTAGGTCCCATGATTGGCTTTGTCTACGGCGGCACAACGCTGTTCTTGCTGGCTTACTCGTGGTTCTGCGTGGGCGAGACGGCGGGGCGCAGCAACGCGGACATTGAGCGGTTGTTCCAGGATCGCGTTCCTGCTAGGCAGTGGGCGACATATGTCATTCCTGATGATGGGCTCAGTGCAGGAGGGCAGAAGAAGGGGACAGATGAGGAGCAGATTGAGATGGCTTAG
- a CDS encoding protein CYP535D1 (transcript_id=CADANIAT00001075), which produces MPLATLREPAIPLLCGLLALYVLRVIMTYAKLMRFRGPAWTGISNWPHSIAMLRGSCHEFYAQANEKYGTRTWQPCLPILTVLNRARPNRPSRPSSAHHLVSGGLDARQQQAWLQALRLTPADSVFGAKYSGRENTDLEFSVDKQLQNLLDLIRAKYVSSCEQAVPMNLAKKVQYFTLDVISSVGLGKAFGMLEADRDVDQYLQSSDEGLAIGNAALALGFSNINQAPFIGKFFAPSPKDNNGFGRLMTTCFRFVDERAASATDKRSDMLASFIRHGLSGEELRTEALEQILAGSDTTAGAIRGTLLHLMTNPRVYVKLQREIDDAVHRGLAPSAGQGLITAAQAKQLPYLQAVIREALRVWPPVSNIFPRDVPKDGDTVVVNGQSIFLPGGVCIGYSAYAMHRSEKIYGKDAKAFRPERWLLEPNPTKLALMVRTNDLIFGHGKFQCLGKPVAQVEIGKMIFELLRNFDLALLNPTHPWDARNNLGLFTISNMWVQVTERTAGLL; this is translated from the exons ATGCCACTAGCCACTTTACGTGAACCCGCTATCCCGCTGCTCTGCGGCCTCTTAGCCCTCTACGTTTTAAGGGTGATCATGACGTATGCGAAGCTGATGCGTTTCAGAGGACCAGCCTGGACGGGCATCTCCAACTGGCCTCATAGTATAGCCATGCTTCGGGGCAGTTGCCACGAGTTTTATGCCCAGGCTAATGAAAAATATGGTACAAGGACCTGGCAACCGTGTCTCCCGATACTGACAGTTCTGAATCGGGCCAGGCCCAATCGCCCGAGTCGCCCCTCGAGTGCTCATCACCTCGTCTCCGGAGGTTTGGATGCACGTCAACAACAAGCCTGGCTACAAGCGCTCCGATTG ACGCCTGCTGACTCGGTCTTTGGTGCGAAGTATTCGGGCAGGGAGAATACTGACCTTGAATTTTCTGTGGATAAGCAACTGCAGAACCTCCTGGACCTCATCCGCGCCAAATATGTCTCCTCCTGCGAGCAGGCTGTGCCGATGAATCTAGCAAAGAAGGTCCAGTACTTTACGCTCGACGTCATCAGTAGCGTCGGCCTCGGCAAGGCATTCGGTATGCTGGAAGCTGACCGCGACGTCGATCAATACCTCCAATCGAGCGATGAAGGTCTCGCAATCGGCAATGCTGCCCTCGCGCTGGGCTTCAGCAACATCAATCAAGCGCCCTTCATCGGCAAATTCTTTGCACCCTCGCCCAAGGACAATAACGGATTTGGGAGGTTGATGACCACATGCTTCCGCTTTGTCGACGAGCGCGCCGCGAGCGCTACCGATAAACGGTCCGACATGCTGGCCTCTTTCATACGCCACGGCTTGTCAGGCGAGGAACTGCGTACTGAGGCGTTAGAGCAGATACTCGCGGGCTCCGACACCACTGCCGGCGCCATTCGTGGCACGCTGCTGCACCTCATGACAAATCCCCGGGTTTACGTCAAGTTGCAACGGGAGATCGATGATGCCGTGCACCGGGGCCTTGCTCCGTCTGCTGGACAAGGCCTCATTACCGCCGCGCAGGCTAAACAGCTTCCATATCTCCAAGCTGTTATCCGCGAGGCGCTACGGGTCTGGCCACCTGTGTCGAACATCTTCCCGCGCGATGTGCCCAAAGACGGCGACACAGTCGTCGTCAATGGCCAGTCCATATTTCTCCCTGGTGGTGTCTGCATCGGGTACTCGGCATATGCCATGCACCGCAGCGAGAAGATATACGGTAAGGACGCAAAGGCTTTTCGGCCGGAGCGGTGGCTTCTTGAACCAAACCCTACCAAGTTGGCTCTCATGGTTCGGACCAACGACCTTATCTTCGGGCACGGGAAGTTCCAGTGCTTAGGAAAACCAGTGGCCCAGGTTGAGATTGGGAAGATGATATTTGAG CTCCTGCGCAATTTCGACTTGGCGCTTCTCAACCCGACTCATCCCTGGGACGCGCGGAATAATCTGGGTCTTTTTACCATCTCTAATATGTGGGTGCAAGTGACGGAACGAACGGCTGGTTTGCTGTGA
- a CDS encoding oleate hydratase (transcript_id=CADANIAT00001076) produces MTNTHDFSRDPNNVQAWLVGSGIASLTAAVHLIREAKVPGPNVHLIDTHKGTGGGMSMQGTEDSGYFLPYECTPHFHGSCVERLLALIPSPENSEKSILQAVHDREAGGRSTVAANVTRTYDYGYIYPFEASTNRHGNLAEGLFVAGGIGGSSKDPRKHHTLPARFVTKGLSGPEVSHHKGVQIGITQRMALVGFLLEHESAIDSKSIKDIFDAAFFETEFWMLWSTTFGLHTWHSAVEFQRHLRKYLGDLRSLDRIREQQRTDYNLVESVVQPLTAFLKQQGVDFRFHQQVSDLKAYPEGGPTTISEIEVMTEAGNQELITLDPQDILIVTLGSTTSGAAMGSDTTPPEGLTSNWEEVLDGDWKLWEKLAQKSSKFGNPMNFLPRIPESTVETFTTTFTGPGFANIYERLTQEKPGTGAFLSLSGSNWGVTISVPHQPVFSTQSENVTIMLGYALNPGVEGNFVKREMWQCTGQEILKEVLFHLGCCSEDSTEATTILAEARTIPCGLPLGTAPLLTRSCNDRPPVIPRWTTNIGCVGQFVEIPADSTLDIEYSVHSAQIAVAELMGLPLAPAKPLKSLLMEVLNVLI; encoded by the exons ATGACGAACACGCATGACTTTTCCCGCGATCCCAACAATGTCCAAGCCTGGCTTGTTGGTAGCGGTATTGCTTCGCTCACTGCAGCAGTGCACCTGATCAGGGAAGCCAAAGTCCCCGGGCCCAATGTCCATCTCATAGATACGCACAAGGGAACCGGCGGAGGGATGAGCATGCAGGGAACCGAAGACAGCGGTTATTTCCTCCCTTATGAATGCACACCGCACTTTCATGGCAGCTGTGTCGAGCGGCTCTTAGCACTAATACCGAGCCCAGAAAACTCTGAAAAATCTATCTTGCAGGCTGTTCACGATAGGGAGGCCGGTGGCCGCTCGACAGTGGCGGCAAATGTGACTAGGACCTACGACTATGGCTACATATACCCGTTCGAAGCCAGCACTAATCGCCATGGAAACCTTGCTGAAGGTCTATTTGTGGCTGGAGGCATTGGCGGTTCCTCAAAAGATCCCAGGAAGCATCATACTCTGCCGGCAAGGTTCGTCACCAAAGGCCTCTCAGGGCCGGAGGTGTCTCATCACAAGGGCGTTCAGATTGGGATAACTCAGCGGATGGCACTTGTTGGGTTTTTGCTAGAACACGAGAGTGCAATAGATAGCAAAAGCATCAAGGATATTTTTGATGCAGCGTTTTTCGAAACTGAGTTCTGGATGCTCTGGTCGACGAC ATTTGGGCTTCACACTTGGCATAGTGCGGTTGAATTTCAGCGTCATCTTCGCAAATACCTTGGCGATTTGCGATCTCTCGACAGGATACGGGAGCAGCAACGGACTGACTATAACCTGGTTGAGTCTGTTGTTCAGCCGCTGACAGCCTTTCTCAAGCAACAAGGTGTTGACTTTCGCTTTCACCAGCAAGTATCAGATCTTAAGGCCTATCCTGAAGGCGGACCCACCACGATTTCTGAAATTGAGGTTATGACAGAAGCCGGAAATCAGGAACTCATCACGCTTGATCCGCAAGATATCCTTATTGTAACTCTTGGTTCAACTACTTCAGGGGCTGCCATGGGGTCAGATACCACGCCGCCTGAAGGGCTCACTTCCAACTGGGAAGAGGTGCTGGATGGCgactggaagctctgggagAAACTGGCCCAGAAGTCCTCCAAATTCGGCAACCCTATGAACTTTTTGCCTCGTATTCCAGAGTCGACCGTCGAAACCTTCACAACAACATTCACAGGCCCTGGTTTTGCCAACATCTACGAGAGGCTTACTCAGGAGAAGCCAGGAACAGgggccttcctctccctaAGCGGAAGCAACTGGGGTGTGACGATCAGCGTTCCGCATCAACCCGTCTTCTCGACTCAGTCCGAAAATGTGACCATAATGCTGGGATATGCACTGAATCCCGGCGTCGAGGGCAATTTTGTCAAAAGAGAAATGTGGCAATGCACGGGGCAAGAGATTTTAAAGGAggttctcttccatcttggCTGTTGCAGTGAGGATTCCACCGAAGCTACCACCATCCTCGCTGAAGCCAGAACCATCCCATGCGGCCTGCCGCTGGGCACAGCTCCTCTTCTTACCCGCAGCTGCAATGACCGTCCCCCTGTCATTCCGAGGTGGACGACGAACATTGGCTGCGTGGGTCAGTTTGTCGAGATTCCCGCAGATTCCACATTGGATATCGAGTACAGCGTGCATAGTGCACagattgctgttgctgagtTGATGGGTCTGCCGCTTGCACCAGCGAAGCCGCTCAAGAGTTTACTAATGGAGGTTTTGAATGTCTTGATATGA
- a CDS encoding GDP-mannose transporter gmtB (transcript_id=CADANIAT00001077): MVCKKAGLIQNLGLFDLKKAQTWLPISLLLVGMIYTGNKALQFLSVPVYTIFKNLTIIVIAYGEVFMVGGSVKPLALLSFGLMVLSSVVAAWADIQIATAATAKASSDSAVATLSALNAGYAWMGTNVVFSASYALGMRRVIKKTNFDNWDVMFYNNLLSVPILLLSSLLVEDWSSENLQRNFPAESRQSLVIGIFYSGVAAIFISYCTAWCVRATSSTTYAMVGALNKLPLAVAGIVFFAAPVTFGSVSAIVLGFISGLVYTWAKSTGA, translated from the exons ATGGTTTGCAAGAAGGCTGGCCTTATCCAGAACCTCGGCCTCTTTGACTTGAAGAAGGCTCAGACGT GGTTGCCGATCTCCTTACTGCTGGTCGGAATGATTTATACGGGCAACAAAGCGCTGCAATTCCTGTCTGTTCCCGTTTATACGATCTTCAAGAACCTGAcaatcatcgtcatcgcgTACGGCGAAGTCTTCATGGTCGGAGGCAGCGTGAAGCCTCTTGCCCTGCTGTCTTTCGGCTTGATGGTGCTCAGCTCCGTGGTGGCAGCCTGGGCCGACATCCAGATCGCAACCGCCGCAACGGCAAAAGCCAGCTCTGACTCGGCAGTGGCGACCCTGTCGGCTCTCAACGCTGGTTACGCCTGGATGGGGACGAACGTGGTCTTCTCCGCGTCGTACGCATTGGGCATGCGCCGGGTGATCAAGAAGACGAATTTTGACAACTGGGACG TCATGTTCTACAACAACCTGCTCAGCGTCCCtatcctgctgctctcttCCTTGCTCGTCGAGGACTGGTCCTCTGAGAACCTGCAGCGGAACTTTCCTGCCGAGTCGCGACAAAGCTTAGTGATCGGAATCTTCTATTCTGGCGTGGCCGCCATATTCATCTCGTACTGCACCGCCTGGTGTGTACGAGCGACCTCGTCTACCACCTACGCCATGGTGGGCGCCCTAAACAAGCTTCCTCTTGCGGTCGCCGGcattgtcttcttcgcggccCCCGTCACTTTCGGGAGTGTATCTGCCATCGTGCTTGGGTTCATCAGCGGCCTTGTCTACACGTGGGCGAAAAGCACCGGTGCGTGA
- a CDS encoding glutathione S-transferase family protein (transcript_id=CADANIAT00001078), whose protein sequence is MSTPDITLYTDNTPNGHKIPIILEELGLPYKLEQVSIQTGEQKKEWFLKINPNGQIPALTDGKQRVFDSGAILLYLADKYDAEGKVSYKPGTPEYYEQLSWIFWQIGGLGPQGGAALSFSTFAPVRSDYAIEKFLSGYKNLLGVLEYRLEESPYLAGEKYTIADIASFTWAAQGAAALDIDLAEWPHVKAWTDKIVQRGAVQKGLVTPKPPFDLEQFKVILRGQREALMKKENSDKH, encoded by the exons ATGAGCACCCCTGACATCACCCTATACACCGATAACACTCCTAATGGGCACAAGATCCCCATTATTCTCGAGGAGCTCGGTCTCCCCTACAAGCTCGAGCAGGTCTCCATCCAGACCggcgagcagaagaaaga ATGGTTCCTCAAGATTAACCCGAACGGGCAGATACCCGCTCTGACTGACGGCAAGCAGCGTGTCTTCGATAGCGGCGCCATCCTGCTATACCTGGCCGATAAATATGACGCAGAGGGCAAGGTCAGCTATAAGCCTGGAACGCCTGAGTATTATGAGCAGCTGAGCTGGATCTTTTGGCAAATTGGCGGCCTTGGACCGCAGGGTG GCGccgccctctccttctcaaccttTGCCCCCGTCCGCTCCGACTACGCGATCGAAAAGTTCCTGAGTGGCTACAAGAACCTTCTCGGAGTTCTCGAGTACAGACTCGAGGAATCGCCCTACTTGGCTGGAGAGAAGTATACGATCGCGGATATTGCAAGCTTCACATGGGCGGCCCAGGGGGCGGCCGCGCTCGATATTGATCTTGCCGAGTGGCCGCATGTCAAGGCGTGGACTGACAAGATTGTGCAGCGGGGCGCTGTCCAGAAGGGTCTTGTGACACCAAAGCCGCCGTTTGACTTGGAGCAATTCAAGGTGATATTGCGCGGGCAGCGGGAGGCGCTtatgaagaaagagaacagTGACAAGCATTAG